In a genomic window of Urocitellus parryii isolate mUroPar1 chromosome 2, mUroPar1.hap1, whole genome shotgun sequence:
- the Cldn14 gene encoding claudin-14, which translates to MASTAVQLLGFLLSFLGMVGTLITTILPHWRRTAHVGTNILTAVSYLKGLWMECVWHSTGIYQCQIYRSLLALPRDLQAARALMVISCLLSGLACACAVVGMKCTRCAKGTPAKTTFAVLGGSLFLLAGLLCMVAVSWTTNDVVQNFYNPLLPSGMKFEIGQALYLGFISSSLSLIGGTLLCLSCQEEAPYRPYQAQPRATTANAATAPAYRPPDAYKDNRAPSVTSASHSGYRLNDYV; encoded by the coding sequence ATGGCCAGCACAGCCGTGCAGCTCCTGGGCTTCCTGCTGAGCTTCCTGGGCATGGTGGGCACGCTCATCACCACCATCCTGCCGCACTGGCGGAGGACGGCGCACGTGGGCACCAACATCCTGACGGCCGTGTCCTACCTGAAGGGGCTCTGGATGGAGTGCGTGTGGCACAGCACGGGCATCTACCAGTGCCAGATCTACCGGTCGCTGCTGGCGCTGCCTCGTGACCTGCAGGCGGCCCGTGCGCTCATGGTCATCTCCTGCCTGCTGTCCGGCCTGGCCTGCGCCTGTGCTGTGGTGGGCATGAAGTGCACCCGCTGCGCCAAGGGCACGCCCGCCAAGACCACCTTCGCAGTGCTTGGAGGGTCGCTCTTCCTCCTGGCCGGCCTCCTCTGCATGGTGGCCGTCTCCTGGACCACCAACGACGTGGTGCAAAACTTCTACAACCCGCTGCTGCCCAGCGGCATGAAGTTCGAGATCGGGCAGGCCCTGTACCTGGGCTTCATCTCCTCGTCCCTGTCCCTCATCGGAGGCACCCTGCTCTGCCTGTCCTGCCAGGAGGAGGCACCCTACAGGCCCTaccaggcccagcccagggccaccaCTGCCAATGCTGCCACCGCACCCGCCTACCGGCCACCAGACGCCTACAAAGACAACCGGGCCCCCTCGGTGACCTCCGCATCCCACAGCGGGTACAGGCTGAACGACTACGTGTGA